The Raphanus sativus cultivar WK10039 chromosome 2, ASM80110v3, whole genome shotgun sequence genome includes a region encoding these proteins:
- the LOC108843469 gene encoding uncharacterized protein LOC108843469, whose translation MATLEMATTFLAFTAPRSATALNYRLSSAGFPIFSRRVPVSVRAKPSLLYSPVVNSNRTRRFSSASASSAPPQTEDSDVTTKIPPDNRIPATIITGFLGSGKTTLLNHILTRDHGKRIAVIENEFGEVDIDGSLVASKSVGAEDIVMLNNGCLCCTVRGDLVRMISELVNKKKGKFDHIVIETTGLANPAPIIQTFYAEDEIFNDVKLDGVVTLVDAKHARLHLDEVKPKGVVNEAVEQIAYADRIIVNKIDLVGESELGSVVQRIKTINSMAQMTRTNYGNVDLDYVLGIGGFDLERIESSVTTEDVKEGHNECHDEHHHDHHDHHHHNEHEHNHSHDHDHTHDPGVSSVSIVCEGSLDLEKANMWLGTLLMERSEDIYRMKGLLSVHTMEERFVFQGVHDIFQGSPDRLWGKDETRVNKLVFIGKNLNREELEKGFKSCLI comes from the exons ATGGCTACGCTAGAGATGGCCACGACCTTCCTCGCTTTCACGGCTCCTCGTTCCGCCACCGCCCTGAACTACCGCTTATCTTCTGCCGGCTTCCCGATTTTCTCTAGGCGCGTTCCCGTTTCCGTCAGGGCGAAACCGTCGTTACTCTATTCCCCTGTCGTAAACTCCAATCGAACTCGAAGATTCTCCTCGGCTTCCGCGTCGTCGGCGCCACCGCAAACAGAAGATTCCGATGTTACCACTAAGATTCCGCCAGACAACCGGATTCCAGCTACTATTATCACGGGGTTTCTGGGCTCTGGCAAG ACGACATTACTCAACCATATACTGACTAGAGATCATGGGAAGCGCATAGCCGTTATCGAGAATGAG TTTGGTGAAGTTGACATTGATGGGTCACTTGTTGCTTCCAAATCTGTGGGAGCTGAGGATATAGTGATGCTCAACAACGGCTGCCTGTGCTGCACTGTAAGGGGTGATCTTGTGAGGATGATTTCTGAGTTAGTCAACAAGAAGAAAGGAAAGTTCGACCATATTGTGATAGAGACTACAG GGTTGGCAAACCCGGCTCCGATTATCCAAACCTTTTATGCGGAGGACGAGATTTTCAATGATGTCAAACTGGACGGAGTTGTTACTCTAGTTGATGCTAAGCATGCTCGTTTGCATCTTGATGAGGTCAAGCCCAAAGGTGTTGTCAACGAGGCTGTTGAACAGATAGCCTATGCTGACCGTATCATAGTTAACAAG ATTGATCTTGTTGGTGAGTCAGAGTTAGGTTCAGTGGTGCAACGCATAAAG ACAATAAACAGCATGGCTCAGATGACGAGGACAAATTACGGAAACGTTGACTTGGATTATGTTCTTGGAATTGGAGGTTTTGATCTGGAGAG AATCGAAAGCTCTGTGACCACCGAAGATGTTAAGGAAGGTCATAATGAGTGTCACGACGAACATCACCATGATCATCATGACCATCATCACCACAATGAACATG AGCATAATCATTCTCATGATCATGATCACACCCATGATCCCGGTGTTTCTTCAGTCAGTATAGTTTGCGAAGGGAGCTTAGACCTTGAGAAG GCAAACATGTGGCTAGGGACGTTACTGATGGAACGAAGTGAGGATATCTACAGGATGAAAGGTCTGCTCTCGGTCCACACCATGGAGGAGAGATTCGTGTTTCAAGGAGTCCATGACATCTTTCAAGGATCCCCAGACCGGTTATGGGGCAAAGACGAGACTAGAGTCAACAAGCTGGTCTTCATTGGCAAGAATCTGAACCGGGAGGAGCTAGAGAAGGGTTTTAAATCTTGCTTGATTTGA
- the LOC108841382 gene encoding uncharacterized protein LOC108841382, giving the protein MFHSETPWFHDRRRLLLIGVAILVTSSLVSLCHGVSSCHHHHPSSTSFQGLRRQILEGSNGTLVLAAERTRRPDPFNHFNIYTDGWNVTNFHYIASVGFSAVPFIVISIVWFVLLGLFLICSCLCCCCCGCGRRSYGYSRFCYTLSLVFLLLFTIAAVIGSAMLYTGQKEFYGSVEKTFMYIVNQATSVLTKLTSLWDSIQSAKDIQLDGHNLFPPQFRGNIDHFNNMIKMSNITYPDRVANQTIRYLTGALNPVRLVLNVIAGVMLAVAFLGLLFSFCGLRVLVYLLVIVGWILVTATILLSAVFLVFHNVVADTCMAMDQWVHDPAADSALSQLLPCLDAKTIGDTLDITKTMTSTAVEMTNAYTVNVSNFDQFPHNNPFYHNQSGPLVPLLCNPLDEHHNPRPCAPNEILLANASQIYKGFVCQVNAEGKCITQGRLTPASYDQMMGAINVGFTLDHYGPFLASIADCTFVRDTFRDITTKNCPGLSITSQWIYAGLASLSGAVMFSLIFWMIFVRERRHRSHTKKTVQMNRF; this is encoded by the exons atGTTTCACAGCGAAACGCCGTGGTTTCATGATCGCCGGCGTCTCCTCCTTATCGGCGTTGCGATCCTGGTCACGTCCAGTTTGGTTTCCTTATGCCATGGAGTCTCCtcttgtcatcatcatcatccatcttCAACCTCATTTCAAG gATTGAGGAGGCAAATCCTGGAAGGATCAAATGGGACATTGGTGTTAGCGGCGGAGAGGACACGGCGGCCTGATCCCTTCAACCATTTCAACATTTATACCGATGGTTGGAACGTTACTAATTTTCATTACATCGCC TCCGTTGGATTTTCTGCTGTTCCGTTCATCGTAATATCAATCGTATGGTTCGTATTGCTTGGACTCTTCCTCATCTGCTCATGCCTATGTTGCTGTTGTTGCGGTTGCGGTCGCCGGAGCTACGGCTATTCTCGCTTCTGCtacactctctctctcgtcttCCTCCTTCTTTTCACCATCGCCGCCGT GATTGGATCTGCGATGCTGTACACTGGGCAAAAAGAGTTCTACGGTAGCGTGGAGAAGACGTTTATGTATATTGTGAATCAAGCAACTAGTGTTTTGACCAAGCTAACAAGCTTGTGGGACTCGATTCAATCTGCTAAAGACATTCAGCTCGATGGACATAACCTTTTTCCTCCACAGTTCAGAGGTAATATTGATCAtttcaacaacatgatcaagatgtCTAACATCACTTATCCTGACCGTGTCGCTAACCAGACAATCCGTTATCTCACTGGAGCACTAAACCCAGT GAGACTAGTCTTAAATGTTATCGCTGGTGTTATGCTCGCAGTAGCGTTCCTTGGACTCT TGTTTTCCTTCTGTGGACTACGAGTTCTTGTCTACCT CTTAGTAATTGTGGGTTGGATTCTCGTCACAGCAACGATCCTCCTCAGTGCAGTCTTCCTTGTCTTCCACAA TGTGGTCGCGGACACATGTATGGCAATGGACCAATGGGTGCATGATCCAGCAGCAGATTCGGCATTGAGCCAGCTACTTCCATGTTTAGACGCTAAAACCATTGGAGACACACTAGATATAACCAAGACGATGACTTCAACGGCCGTTGAGATGACAAATGCGTACACTGTCAATGTCAGTAACTTTGATCAGTTCCCACATAATAACCCTTTTTACCATAACCAGTCTGGTCCGCTCGTTCCCCTTCTCTGTAACCCTCTCGACGAGCATCACAACCCACGTCCTTGTGCTCCTAACGAAATTCTCCTTGCTAATGCCTCTCAG ATCTACAAAGGCTTTGTTTGCCAAGTGAACGCGGAAGGTAAGTGCATAACGCAGGGTAGGTTAACCCCAGCTTCATACGACCAGATGATGGGTGCTATCAACGTGGGGTTCACGTTGGACCATTACGGTCCGTTCTTGGCTAGTATTGCTGATTGCACATTCGTCCGAGACACATTCAGAGACATAACCACCAAGAACTGCCCTGGACTCAGCATAACCAGCCAGTGGATCTACGCAGGACTGGCGTCACTCTCTGGTGCAGTCATGTTCTCACTCATCTTTTGGATGATTTTCGTCAGAGAAAGACGTCACCGTTCTCATACTAAGAAGACGGTCCAGATGAATAGGTTTTGA
- the LOC108843470 gene encoding DEAD-box ATP-dependent RNA helicase 35-like: protein MEDDDDYVEYVPVAKRRTMEEQKILQRKGKVVELEEEASAEKEKLAESKPSLLVQATQLKKDVPEVSATEQIILQEKEMMEHLSDKKTLMSVRELAKGITYTEPLLTPPLHVRKMSRKQMDLIRKQWHIIVSGEEIPNFKDMKFPKAVLDKLKEKGIVQPTPIQVQGLPVILSGRDMIGIAFTGAANLDVIQEVEYVKQEAKIVYLLECLQKTSPPVLIFCENKADVDDIHEYLLLKGVEAVAIHGGKDQEDREYAISSFKAGKKDVLVATDVASKGLDFPDIHHVINYDMPAEIENYVHRIGRTGRCGKTGIATTFINKNQSETTLLDLKHLLQEAKQRIPPVLAELNDPMEEAETIANASGVKGCAYCGGLGHRIRDCPKLKHQKSVAISNSRKDYFGSGGYRGEI from the coding sequence ATGGAAGACGATGACGACTACGTGGAGTACGTTCCAGTGGCGAAGCGCAGAACGATGGAAGAGCAGAAGATTCTCCAACGGAAGGGGAAGGTAGTGGAGCTGGAGGAGGAAGCATCAGCCGAGAAGGAGAAGCTCGCCGAATCCAAACCCAGCTTGCTCGTCCAAGCAACACAGCTCAAGAAAGACGTACCAGAAGTCAGTGCCACGGAGCAGATAATCCTACAAGAGAAGGAGATGATGGAGCACTTATCTGATAAGAAGACGCTCATGTCTGTTCGCGAGTTAGCCAAAGGTATCACATACACGGAGCCTCTTTTAACACCTCCTTTGCACGTTAGGAAGATGTCTAGGAAGCAGATGGATTTGATTAGGAAGCAGTGGCATATCATTGTTAGCGGAGAAGAGATTCCGAACTTCAAGGACATGAAGTTCCCTAAAGCTGTTTTGGATAAGCTCAAGGAGAAAGGGATAGTGCAGCCGACTCCTATCCAAGTCCAGGGCCTTCCTGTGATTTTGTCTGGGAGAGATATGATTGGGATTGCATTCACTGGAGCTGCGAATCTTGATGTCATACAGGAGGTTGAATACGTCAAACAAGAAGCAAAGATTGTTTACCTCCTCGAGTGCCTGCAGAAAACCTCTCCGCCGGTTTTGATTTTCTGCGAGAACAAGGCTGATGTTGATGATATCCACGAGTATTTGTTACTGAAAGGAGTGGAAGCTGTGGCTATCCATGGAGGGAAAGATCAGGAGGATAGAGAGTACGCTATCTCTTCGTTCAAAGCTGGGAAGAAAGACGTCTTGGTCGCTACTGACGTTGCTTCAAAGGGTCTAGACTTCCCTGATATACATCATGTTATAAACTACGACATGCCTGCGGAGATTGAGAACTATGTGCATAGGATAGGAAGAACAGGTCGGTGTGGGAAAACTGGGATAGCAACTACGTTTATAAACAAGAACCAAAGCGAGACCACGCTGCTTGATCTGAAACACTTGTTGCAAGAAGCTAAACAGAGGATTCCGCCTGTCCTCGCTGAGCTGAATGATCCGATGGAAGAAGCAGAGACCATTGCCAATGCAAGTGGTGTCAAGGGTTGTGCTTACTGTGGAGGTTTGGGACATCGTATTAGAGACTGTCCAAAACTGAAGCACCAGAAGAGTGTGGCAATATCTAATTCTAGAAAAGACTATTTTGGCTCTGGTGGATACAGAGGAGAGATATAA